In Nicotiana tabacum cultivar K326 chromosome 2, ASM71507v2, whole genome shotgun sequence, the following proteins share a genomic window:
- the LOC107791679 gene encoding cellulose synthase-like protein E1 — translation MGKAQYEPLFETKKEKGRILYRLFATSLLCGIILIWSYRLCNIPKPGENGRLGWIGMFGAELWFGIYWLLTQSLRWNRTHRHTFRDRLLQRYGNELPRVDVFVCTADPAIEPPIMVINTVLSVMSYNYPPEKLSVYLSDDAGSELTFYALLEASRFSKYWLPYCKKFNVDPRSPAAYFTSQSASDAHFSEIKKLYEGMANRIEVACKAGAIPEQAKLEHTAFSKWDLYSSKGNHAAILQILIDSRDEETKDVDGVTLPTLVYLAREKRPQHFHNFKAGAMNALIRVSSEISNGPIILNVDCDMYSNNSNSIQDALCFFMDEERSHGIAFVQFPQSFENTTKNELYGSLRVIDGVEFHGMDGNGGPLYTGTGCFHRRDTLCGREFSKDARIDLKSARPGKTEENVHELEERLEILASSTYEENTQWGNEIGLKYGCPVEDVLTGLTIQCKGWRSVYYKPERKGFLGVTATTLDQTLVQHKRWSEGDLMILFSKYSPAWYGLGKLNPGLLLGYLTYCLWSPNCVATLYYSIVPSLYLLKGISLFPQVSSKWFLPFAYVIIAELICSSAEFLWSGGTILGSWNELRMWLYKRTSSYIFAFLDVMLKLFGSSNSTFIVTPKVSDEDVLLRYKQEKMEFGSASPMLTILSTLAMLNLFCLVGLVKELIITREVGLKYAFETMALQILLCGFLVLINLPLYNALFFRQDKGKIPSSTVVQSVIFALSCVAYVYY, via the exons ATGGGAAAGGCACAATATGAGCCTTTGTTCGAGACCAAGAAGGAAAAGGGCAGGATACTATATAGGCTATTTGCCACTTCTCTGCTTTGTGGCATCATCTTGATTTGGAGTTACAGATTATGTAACATACCAAAACCAGGCGAAAATGGCAGATTGGGTTGGATTGGAATGTTTGGCGCTGAACTATGGTTCGGGATTTACTGGCTCCTCACTCAATCTCTTCGTTGGAACAGAACTCATCGTCACACATTTAGAGACAGGCTCTTACAAAG GTATGGAAATGAGTTGCCAAGAGTAGATGTATTTGTGTGCACAGCTGACCCTGCAATAGAGCCACCAATTATGGTGATCAATACGGTTTTATCAGTCATGTCTTACAATTATCCACCAGAAAAACTTAGTGTTTATCTCTCAGATGATGCTGGCTCTGAGCTTACCTTTTATGCCTTGCTAGAGGCTTCTCGCTTCTCAAAGTATTGGCTTCCCTATTGTAAGAAATTCAATGTTGACCCAAGATCCCCAGCTGCCTATTTTACGTCTCAGTCTGCATCTGATGCACATTTTTCCGAAATAAAG AAATTATATGAGGGCATGGCAAACAGAATTGAAGTTGCATGCAAGGCTGGAGCAATCCCAGAACaggcaaaactagaacatacagcATTCTCCAAATGGGATTTATATTCATCTAAGGGAAATCATGCTGCCATCTTGCAG ATACTAATTGACAGCAGAGATGAAGAGACAAAGGACGTTGACGGGGTAACACTGCCAACTTTGGTCTACTTGGCTCGGGAGAAGCGTCCCCAGCACTTCCATAATTTCAAAGCTGGGGCAATGAACGCATTG ATCAGGGTGTCCTCAGAGATCAGCAATGGGCCAATAATTCTAAATGTAGATTGTGATATGTACTCAAACAACTCAAACTCAATTCAAGATGCTCTTTGCTTCTTTATGGATGAAGAACGAAGTCATGGAATTGCATTTGTGCAGTTTCCACAGTCATTCGAAAATACCACTAAAAATGAGCTTTATGGTTCTCTAAGAGTAATTGATGGG GTGGAATTCCATGGTATGGATGGTAATGGAGGCCCTTTGTATACTGGAACCGGCTGCTTTCATAGGAGAGACACCCTTTGTGGTAGAGAGTTTAGCAAGGATGCTCGGATTGATTTGAAGAGTGCACGTCCTGGAAAAACGGAAGAAAATGTGCACGAGTTGGAAGAAAGACTAGAAATATTAGCTAGTTCCACGTATGAGGAAAATACTCAATGGGGAAATGAG ATTGGTTTGAAGTACGGATGCCCAGTTGAAGATGTATTGACCGGGTTGACAATTCAGTGCAAAGGTTGGAGATCTGTTTATTATAAACCAGAAAGGAAGGGATTTTTAGGGGTTACTGCAACTACTTTGGATCAGACACTGGTGCAGCACAAGAGATGGTCCGAGGGCGATCTAATGATTCTGTTTTCAAAGTACAGCCCAGCTTGGTATGGACTTGGAAAGCTCAATCCTGGCCTTCTGCTGGGGTATCTCACTTACTGCCTCTGGTCTCCTAATTGCGTGGCGACTCTCTACTACTCTATCGTCCCTTCCCTTTATCTACTCAAAGGAATTTCCTTGTTTCCACAG GTTTCCAGCAAATGGTTTTTGCCATTTGCTTATGTGATAATCGCGGAACTAATATGTAGTTCTGCTGAGTTTCTCTGGAGTGGTGGAACGATTTTGGGATCGTGGAATGAACTAAGAATGTGGCTTTACAAGAGAACAAGCTCTTACATCTTTGCCTTTCTTGATGTCATGTTGAAGTTATTTGGTTCTTCCAATTCAACATTCATAGTCACTCCAAAAGTGTCTGATGAGGATGTTTTGTTGAGATACAAGCAAGagaaaatggaatttggaagtgcTTCACCTATGCTTACCATTTTGTCAACATTGGCAATGCTCAATCTGTTTTGCCTTGTGGGATTAGTGAAAGAACTGATCATAACCAGAGAAGTGGGATTGAAATATGCATTTGAAACTATGGCTTTGCAAATATTGTTGTGTGGGTTTCTGGTTTTGATTAACTTGCCTTTATACAATGCTCTCTTCTTTAGGCAAGACAAGGGCAAGATTCCTAGCTCCACTGTAGTTCAGTCAGTTATTTTTGCACTTTCATGTGTTGCATATGTGTATTACTAG